The DNA window CAGGCAGGCAAGACAAAGAAAATGAGAGCCGTGGAACGGGTAAAAAAGCGCGAACCCGCCTTCCACATGTGCTGCACAGAAGGGACGAAACCATGCGGCGCTACGCTCGCCTGACAGTGAACACAGGTTTTTAGAGGGACAAATCTGGCGTTCCCAAGGAACCACACGAAAAAGTTCTGCATCAAACTGTCAAGGGACTCCCTCTGCCGCCCGTCAGCTACACATACAGTGACTACAGCATCGAATACTCCCTGCGGTACGCAGAATCAGCAGAGGGCCGATACGTATACAGATGTCCCCACCCCCCGCACGCAGACGTATATACACAAAAATACCCAGTTTCCGCGTACGAATGCGTGCTTCGCTTGCGCCTATCCGTTGGGCTGTGACGCCCGCAGTCGCCCCAGCAGAGACAACGAACGACACGCAGCCTCCCCAGTACAGCTGAACGAGCTCAGGGCAGAGGAAATCCTCCCCTCCATTGCAGAGCTTCACAGCCCCTCGAGCGCGCGTTTTGGGGGCAACGACCGCCCGCCCACGCGCAGGAAAGACACAGCGACACACCGAAGTCGCTGGGGTCGAAAAAAAGTTCGTTTGTCTgtctcgccctcggccgcgCTCCGCTCAGCGTCCCCCGCGCAGGAAATGCGCATCCCCGTTCCACGCGGTGGAGAGCGAACAGCTCGCGGGCGAGGTGGCAGTGGAAacggcgctcgccgtcaaAAAGGAACCTTCTGCCACATGGGACTTCACCGCGGCTCGATCGCTATGACACGTTACGACTGTCGCAAACTTGCCAGCGGCGCAAATGAAAAGAAAACGTGGTGCTGGTGTGCAGGTGTGCGGTGCAGGTTCATCTCTTTTGGCGAGCGATTCTAGCTAGAGGTCATATTTGTGCTTGGAGTACGCACTCATGTCATACAAGTCGCACTTCACCTTCCGCTTCGCGAAGCTCCGGTTGTTCAAGACCCGCACCGCCCTGTTCGCCTCTGCACCACGGCATCAACACGCACCCAGACGCATGCCAGCTACGAAAAGAAAACTCCATATAGAACGGCGCAAGAACAAAAATGTCATCCAAAGAAAGAGACAAGACACGAATGCCACCAGCGGCGTGACAATTACCTCTACTATGGCAAACTAAGGCAAACACACACGTACATACAGATGCACACATTTCACAAACCAAACAaccaaatatatatatatatatatatatatatatatatatacatatgcacgTCAGGGTAGGATTAAAAACTAAACTGTCTGTCCGTGAAACCCACATGTCTGCCTTACTGcacgcacgcacacgcagcaaCGAGCTTGCGGCGTTCTGCCTCTACTGAAAGGCACTTTCTCGAACGCAGCATTTTCTAAAGGGCACATTATCCACCTTTGTGATTTCATTCCCAGGGACTGAGGGCACGCTGCAGTGCGTGGTGTACGTACGCTCGGGGAGCTGATAGAGAGCGAATGCGCGGACTTCTTTTGTGTCAGGAACGACATGCACGCGGACTTCGACGACCTTTCCATGCTTTTTGCATTCCTGGTAGATCTGAAAACAGCAGCGGGGCATGCAGAAGAGCGGGGCGCGTGTGTATTCACTCTCTGCTGGAATGCGACAACGAGGCTCCGGTCCGTCACTGAGTATCCGGCAGGCGGACGCACTGGAAAGCCTACCAGCCCTCACATCTGCTGTTGTATGCACCAAgtgcataaatatatatatattcgcaCTAAGGACTGCTCTAAACGCGAAGGGGTAAATATGTGCACTGCTGATTCGTAAATACGTTTTGACAAGGCGTCACAAAGATACGCGAGACGAGTATGCATAGGTATTCATTTGATTCAGTATCAGTGCAAGCACCCTCTCTTGAGGCCATGCCCGGGGATTCACAGCCAGAAAGCGAGACGGGCACAACGCCATCAGTTCCCATTGTCGCAGCAGAACTTCCGCCGGCAAAATGCGAGATGCGGCGCTGTCGTGTCCCGATGCAGACTGACAATATGAATATAGGTGTATTATGCAATTATAATGTAGACTTTGGGTCGTCTTTTGGATTCAGGGAAGTGCGTTACGCTGTGTGCGGGGTTCTTTCAGACGTGCATCTGATACCTCGTCTTTGACGTCGTCGTCAAGGTCGTCGAAGTCCATCAAGTTCTTGAGGACGATAAGCGTCGAGGGTGCCACACCGTTCCGCGCGTCCAGCGTCACATGCAGCGTGTTACCTGCAGAAAGCCAGGTGAACGCGAACGCCTGCACAATTTCCAGTGCCCGTTAGCTTTTTTTTGAgggcgacaggcgccgccagcacgGCGATCGAGCGATTGAAAGACCCCGccaggagggcgagaaggatTAGCTGAAGCTGTAAAACCTTCCCACGCGTTGAGGCCAGCGGCTCACCAGgggagacagacacacacagccCCCTGCCCAGggacagaaagaaaaagcgCCATTCCCCCCGAACAAAGACGCGACACCAGTGCACAgccccgctgccgcagctgcggcgcggcgaataTTCGTGGATGCCGATGCTTCGCCGCAGAAAAGTGAGGCAAATGCGGTTGTTAGAGACCGGAGACACTTCCACaacggcgagggagacagggACTAGCAGGCCACCGGACCGACGTGCGCTGTACCAGAAGAACGATAGAAGCAAAGGAAAGAAGGCATACGCTCTACTTCCACCTGCTTTTAGTCAGAGAAGCCGGGGAAAATACGTCAGCACCCAGGCAGGGATAAGCACAACCAACACACGAGCTAGCCTTGCCAAAAAAAAAAATTGCACTCTGTGAGGGCGGTGAGCCTTGCGGCGGACGCCTACGACACGCGGATCGCGAAGCACACACCCACACCTCTAACTCATGGAGATAGACTGGCAACACTGCCTCGAGATTCTTCAAAAGAATGGTCGCTTGTTTTGAGGCTAATGCAGACAGAACGAGAGGATCATGCGGCATGGGCGGACGGCGGGACCAATAAGACAATCTCGAGGGAGTTGACGTGAGGTAGAAGACATATTTTAGAGGTGGGATTACCTCCAATGCTGAAGCCGTGCATAGTCGCCACCGCAGTGTTTGCGTCGCTTTTCTCGAAGAAGTGAACAAAGGCTTCTCGTCGATGTGGGTAGTGATCGAGATTCATCACAGGGCCGAAAACATCGAAGACTTGCTGAGTAGCAGAGCGGAAACCACAGAGTGCATATTAGCGGAAGTGCAGGACGGTGCAAGAAAGCACCGGAGGTACACCACCCCGTCAACTTTCGCACAGAAACAGGAGAAATAAGCTCTCTCGCGGACGCAGACATCAGGTCAGAGCTACGCAAGTGCAGGGACTAGGtactccgcttcatatcgtagCTGAgtggtactttttagcatattatgcggtgttaaaagtaatcccatccaaaacaACGCGCATGTGAACACAAACGCGTATACATGTTTCTGAGAAAATTATCGGTGCGGGCTCCGAGGGCCAGGCGAGACGGTCGTTGACACGGACAAACGGCCACAAAAATGTCACAAGGCGAAGCACAGATGCGAATTAGAGGTCACCGCAGGCATCCAGGGAAACGTATGAGGAGCTCTAGACCTGCGCGCGTGCATCCAGAGAATCCCTCCGTCTCAGACGGAGGAAAGCGTGTCTGGGTTTCACGCCTCCCTCTACACAGTTTACCTTAATTTCTGCCTCAGAGAAGCCCTGGGGCAAGTTGCAGACCTTCACCACGCGGGATCCTTTCACAGGGTTCGCGAGGTCCTCTGAACGACAGAAATGCAAACGAATGGAATGAGTGCGTGTGCATCACACAGCGCAGACAGAAGCCGATGTGGATGTCCACAagcacacatatatgtatacgggGTAGCTCTGCATCCACAAACAAATACAGCCaaaagtatatatatgaatatatctatatatatctgcgtACCGGGGTACTTGTAGACACACGGGCATGTTTTAGTAGGGCTGCTACACCGCAGCACGGAGCCCGCTCCGTCGGTCAACTTCCTCCATTTCCCTAGCCACTTTCGCGTCTACATCTTCTGTCTCTATGTGTTGTCCCTCTCTACGAAACCTGGTCGCCAAAGGGGTGCGTGTTTTTTCCTCTGTGTTCCGCCTTCGCACCTGACTCTGCCTGGCTGGCGAACTGCTGATACGTCGCCACGCCGAAAAGGCCGGTGGCGGCCGTCTGCAACGCGGGAGACAGCGCcacagaggaaaagaagagaaaacgaagtGGGCTGCGCCCCTATCCTAGGCTTCGACGTTATGCCAAAACGGACACCAAAAACCCTGGTTATCGCCGAGAAGTCGACGCGAAAGGTggaggagaaaagaagatTGGCATCGACACAGAAACGCGCCAGAGACACAAAAACAGCCAACTCTGAAGGAAAGCGTatcttctgcggcggcctctcccttctcgcgCCAGCAGACGGAGTCGCCGCGTCCACCGATCTTAACCATGCACCCGAAATTCACACCGGCTggcggagacacgcggaGCGAGATCAGAcaacgcctgcaggcgcacggagagaaagcgacTCGACGGGAACCACACGTCTTTCACGACTGCTTACCGTAGGTCGCTTCGACAGCGAGACGCGTTTGACGTCTTCGTCCTTTGGCGGCTCCCGCCGGGGTGCGGTCGGCCCTGCTGGCGCCACGTGAATCCGCCGTCCGCAGAGCTGAAAGCCCTCCATGGCTTGAATAGCCGTTTGCTGGGAAACGAGAGGAAACGGGGAGTGGCTGCGCACAAACTCCAGCTTTGTGCGCACAGCCCGCGAGTGCATCGCCTCGACAGctgtcgcggccgcaggagccGCGCAGATATTTCCACcctgcgctctgcgcgtTTTCACGCGACACGTCACACTGGATGCGTTTCAACGTTGACTCACTAAGCGCCATGGGAACGAAAATAAAGTCTGATAAGTATCCCGTTCATGCAGATCAAAGGCTTTCACCTGCAGCGccccgccttcctcgcgtgGAAAGAGGatcgctgcgccagcgccgaggctgctgcctctAAAGGGAGAGCTTGAACGCCCTACTAAGGGAGGCGCGTCTGAGAAGCGTTTTCAGCTCTGCGTATGCCTACCGCAGACTCTGTCGTCTCGAAGTCGATGAAGGCGTGATTCTTGCGGGCCCCATCTTCAGTGGCAGGAATCGTCACGCGCTTGATCGTGCCGAAGGACTTGAAGACTgccgcgagctccgcctccgtcACGTTTGGCGGAACCGAACCCACGAAGACGCGTTTCTCTCGCAGCTTCTCCAgcttcgcccgcgcctctgccgacAGATGCTTGTCCTGAAGAGCCGCAAAACACACGCATCAAGCAGCCTGGAGACACAAATGGCTCTCCGCTGCATGCATCTACTCCTGACCGGCAACGCAGTAGCTCCCTGCTCACCGTGCCTGCCTCGGCCTCTACTACACATACATCCCCCCTCTGCACAGGTGCCCGGCTCCTATGCGTGGGATGCGGTTCAGagaaatacatatatatatgcagagaGATAACTGGATACAGACAGATATAGATTGACAGATGTAGGTAAAAAAGATATCTGCATGCTTGGATGTGGGTGCGTTTCAGGGGCGTGGAATTCTGCCGGGCTGGATCACAAAGCAATCGAGAAGCCAACTCATCGTTTACCCTGGAGGAGATCGAAGACCCGGCGATTCCGCAAAGTGTGTAACCTTGTGTGGCATCTCGCGGTGATTTTCTCCTCTCAGGAAGCCGACGCTGCGATTCCTCGGGGGACGCAGACCCGGCCCTTGACCCCCTCGGCCTCACAAGGCTTCACCATTTGATTGGTGAATGtgccttttcttctgcgtctctgcggatGCGCGAGCAGCGTCTAATCGGTTTGTGTCCTCCCCCCTTTGCGCGCCTTCTTACTCGAGACTGGCGGATGACGCTGTCGATTTTGTCTTGCCACTTCTCGTTCGCATCCTTCGCAATCGAGGAGGCGTAGCGGTCCTCTGGGCGGGGCGCCGGCGTGAATAACGTGTGATACTCCCGATCTCGACTTTCAtcgtctcgcctgcctcgcttgTCTCGATGCCCctgaaaaagagagagagacaacgcGCCAGGCTCCGTCGAAGGGGGAAAGGGGAGGCCACGCGCGTTGCAAAGGGTGCCTCGAGAACAGAATAGCCTCACACAGAGCGAACGGGAACCTCCACACCCATCTCCTtccgcccgcggctctcgctctCATTTATTTTTTTGCACGCCCGCCGTAAAATGGCTATTATTCCTAACTCGCAGCGCACCAGCTGCCGCCCGTTGTACTTTCCGCAGACCTACGTCCTCGCGTCTGTTTGTGGCAGACACTTTACTGCTTCGCGCTCTCTACGGGTGGCTGCCACACAAGTGCGCCTCAGTTCACAGCCCCTCATGAACACAAGAATCGCTAcagcctctgtctcctgcaAAGAACGCGCCGCTCTGTGACGCTGAATTCGCTTGCGTTCCACGGGGCACGCGCTTCTCGGCCTCAAAAGAACGAATCGTCTGGTGCAGGCAACACAGATTGGAAAAAAAGGCTAAcagacgccgcctcgctccggcACCAAGGTCCGGAGTCGCAGCCGAGAGCCTTGACGAAAGAAAGCAGGTCTCTCGGCTTGAATTCTGTCTCGCTGACTACCCGACGTCTcccacgcgcatgcagtggcTGCAGGTccgagggagaaggcgtggaaacctgcggcgcgggcagctgcagagggcgtctctctccctgacagcgaagagaactcggcgcctgcgaatGGCATGTCGAATCGCCCGCTCGCCAAACGGGCGTCGAAGCTCCGGCGAatgacgcgcagaggcggtgAAAACCGAATACTCACCTCGGGGCTGGGCGATCGACAAGCGCCGCGGTGATCGGGGGACTCACGCTCGGGGCTGATGGAAAAGAAACATGAACAGacggggggaagggggagtGAACAGAATTGAAGTATGACTCCTGGATGAAGCTACCACTCCTCGCTGAGTGCAAGCAGCTCATCTTTCTCCGAGAGACGACGTCCATATAAGAGCTCAAAGTGTGCGGAGACCGGAGTCGCCGTCCAGTCGCACAGGCAGGCTGCCATCGCTAGAATTGCCGACGCACGGACATGTGTTGCGCGCGCACGTTGTGAACCTGCAAAAGCGAATCCCTAAATTTCTGCGGGAGTAGTGCGGGACAGCCTGGGCAGTAGGTCTGCGCGTGACCGTGAGTTGCCCTGCGTGCCCCAGAGcgcttcgctcgccgcgtgcgcTGGCAGCCTCTACGGAGCTGCTTTGAGTCCCAttttctgtgtctctgccgccAAACAA is part of the Besnoitia besnoiti strain Bb-Ger1 chromosome XII, whole genome shotgun sequence genome and encodes:
- a CDS encoding RNA recognition motif-containing protein (encoded by transcript BESB_024230), with translation MTRARRRRYGSESPERESPDHRGACRSPSPEVSIRFSPPLRVIRRSFDARLASGRFDMPFAGAEFSSLSGRETPSAAARAAGFHAFSLGPAATACAWETSGTLCNARGLPFPPSTEPGALSLSLFQGHRDKRGRRDDESRDREYHTLFTPAPRPEDRYASSIAKDANEKWQDKIDSVIRQSRHLSAEARAKLEKLREKRVFVGSVPPNVTEAELAAVFKSFGTIKRVTIPATEDGARKNHAFIDFETTESAQTAIQAMEGFQLCGRRIHVAPAGPTAPRREPPKDEDVKRVSLSKRPTTAATGLFGVATYQQFASQAESEDLANPVKGSRVVKVCNLPQGFSEAEIKQVFDVFGPVMNLDHYPHRREAFVHFFEKSDANTAVATMHGFSIGGNTLHVTLDARNGVAPSTLIVLKNLMDFDDLDDDVKDEIYQECKKHGKVVEVRVHVVPDTKEVRAFALYQLPEQANRAVRVLNNRSFAKRKVKCDLYDMSAYSKHKYDL